A stretch of Corynebacterium timonense DNA encodes these proteins:
- a CDS encoding amino acid permease, with amino-acid sequence MSTARTPRRTGFSARHLHFIALGSAIGTGLFYGSAGAIQAAGPSVLLVYLLGGAVVYFMLRALGEMAVRHPVTGSFAEYTRAHLGGAAGYLTGWMFAFEMVIVALADLTAIGIYMGFWFPDVSRWVWVVVALLIVGAANLASTRVFGELEFWFTIVKVGAVIAMIVAGAAVLVFGLAGTESTGPQNLVNDGGFFPNGVGGMVSAFILVLFAFGGTEIIGVAGAEAQDPDRAIPKAINTVPVRILLFYVLAILVILMINPWRTITGEESPFVQIFSALGVNWAAGLLNVVVITAALSAINADTFGAGRVLTGLARQQLAPRVMATTVRGVPVMTTVILLAVMAIGVVLNALIPESVFAIVASLATFATIFVWLMILLAHLASRRHMGRAEASELTYRVPLWPWGQYFSVAFILFTFGIMAWLPEYRLSLAVGVAFSVICVAAYYATGRHRIDGINDPTPGARAEVL; translated from the coding sequence TTGAGTACCGCACGCACGCCCCGCCGCACCGGTTTTTCGGCCCGCCACCTGCACTTTATCGCGCTCGGGTCGGCGATTGGCACGGGCCTGTTCTACGGCTCCGCGGGCGCGATCCAGGCGGCGGGGCCCTCGGTGCTGCTGGTCTACCTGCTCGGCGGGGCGGTGGTGTACTTCATGCTGCGCGCGCTCGGCGAGATGGCGGTGCGCCACCCCGTCACCGGTTCCTTCGCCGAGTACACGCGCGCTCATCTCGGCGGGGCGGCCGGCTACCTGACGGGTTGGATGTTCGCCTTCGAGATGGTCATCGTCGCGCTGGCGGACCTCACCGCCATCGGCATCTACATGGGGTTCTGGTTCCCCGACGTCTCGCGGTGGGTGTGGGTCGTGGTCGCGCTGCTCATCGTGGGCGCGGCCAATCTGGCGTCGACACGCGTGTTCGGCGAGCTGGAGTTCTGGTTCACCATCGTGAAGGTCGGCGCGGTGATCGCGATGATCGTCGCCGGCGCCGCCGTGCTCGTTTTCGGGCTGGCGGGCACGGAGAGCACCGGCCCGCAGAACCTGGTCAACGACGGCGGCTTCTTCCCCAACGGCGTCGGCGGCATGGTCTCGGCGTTCATCCTCGTGCTTTTCGCCTTCGGCGGCACCGAGATCATCGGCGTGGCGGGCGCGGAGGCGCAGGACCCGGACCGCGCGATCCCCAAGGCGATCAACACCGTGCCCGTGCGCATCCTGCTCTTCTACGTGCTCGCGATCCTGGTGATCCTCATGATCAACCCGTGGCGCACCATCACGGGCGAGGAGTCGCCCTTCGTGCAAATCTTCTCCGCCCTCGGCGTGAACTGGGCCGCCGGCCTGCTCAACGTCGTGGTGATCACCGCGGCGCTGTCCGCCATCAACGCCGACACCTTCGGCGCCGGGCGCGTGCTCACCGGCCTGGCCCGGCAGCAGCTCGCCCCGCGGGTCATGGCCACGACGGTGCGCGGCGTGCCGGTGATGACCACCGTTATCCTGCTCGCCGTCATGGCCATCGGCGTCGTGCTCAACGCGCTCATCCCCGAGTCGGTTTTTGCCATCGTCGCCTCGCTGGCCACCTTCGCCACGATCTTCGTCTGGCTCATGATCCTGCTCGCGCACCTTGCTTCTCGACGCCACATGGGCCGCGCCGAAGCCTCCGAGCTGACCTACCGCGTCCCGTTGTGGCCCTGGGGCCAGTACTTCTCCGTCGCCTTCATCCTGTTCACCTTCGGCATCATGGCGTGGCTGCCCGAATACCGCCTCTCCCTCGCGGTGGGGGTGGCCTTCAGCGTGATTTGCGTGGCGGCCTACTACGCCACCGGCCGCCACCGCATCGACGGGATCAACGACCCGACCCCGGGTGCGCGGGCGGAGGTACTCTAG